One window of the Candidatus Phycorickettsia trachydisci genome contains the following:
- a CDS encoding DUF2670 domain-containing protein, translated as MNPVEAFVKALVAKWYIIVVVAAFSVLYSTYTALRDKGVIAKAEAMLIDATSQIKGAAQNCMPLITDLNQFWKCLGEPNRYAPTQEDTDLENSLKNRMQGVLENDSNNAGTQSNTNGIPRLPSSGISNTNTQNAPASTDTSSSSSTTPPIILP; from the coding sequence ATGAATCCTGTAGAAGCCTTTGTTAAGGCATTGGTTGCCAAATGGTATATTATTGTAGTAGTTGCGGCCTTCTCTGTTTTATATTCAACTTATACAGCATTAAGAGATAAGGGAGTTATTGCCAAGGCTGAAGCTATGCTAATAGATGCGACTAGCCAAATTAAAGGTGCAGCACAAAATTGCATGCCATTAATTACCGATTTAAACCAATTTTGGAAATGTTTAGGTGAACCAAACCGCTACGCTCCTACCCAAGAAGATACAGATCTGGAAAATAGCCTCAAAAATAGGATGCAAGGAGTACTAGAAAATGATTCAAATAACGCAGGAACGCAATCAAATACAAATGGCATTCCGAGACTACCATCTAGCGGAATATCAAATACAAACACCCAAAACGCACCGGCTAGTACTGACACAAGCTCATCTTCTAGTACCACTCCTCCAATAATTCTGCCTTAA
- a CDS encoding DUF4410 domain-containing protein, which translates to MRNLISKNFILLIISVILSACGSTLHMHDKKECKQYTRVIINDFKDKASKKHNDPHVIAEGKRFADMIAREMLKKNLFAQVDRNVESDEPALLIDGEIIKYQEGNAALRMIIGLGAGSSTFKAKAHLKDNETKKTIGNIDLNQTSWVPGGVLAGVQDIQSHLQSAATGVANKCSKFKQQDN; encoded by the coding sequence ATGAGAAACTTAATATCTAAAAATTTCATATTATTAATTATATCTGTTATATTATCCGCTTGTGGTAGCACGCTACATATGCATGATAAGAAAGAATGTAAACAATATACTAGAGTTATAATTAACGATTTTAAAGACAAAGCCAGTAAAAAACATAATGATCCACACGTTATTGCTGAAGGTAAACGTTTTGCTGATATGATAGCTCGTGAGATGTTGAAGAAAAATTTATTTGCTCAAGTAGATAGAAACGTTGAGTCAGACGAGCCGGCATTATTAATTGATGGCGAAATCATCAAATATCAGGAAGGAAATGCAGCCTTACGTATGATAATAGGACTTGGAGCTGGTAGTTCAACTTTTAAAGCTAAAGCCCACTTAAAAGACAATGAAACAAAAAAGACTATAGGCAATATAGATCTTAATCAAACTAGCTGGGTCCCAGGAGGCGTGTTAGCTGGTGTGCAAGATATTCAATCTCATCTACAATCTGCAGCAACAGGTGTTGCAAATAAATGCTCAAAATTTAAACAGCAAGACAACTAA
- a CDS encoding 3-deoxy-D-manno-octulosonic acid transferase has translation MLYLYAYNILSILLLPFILLHFIFRVCKKKVDLTRLGEKLGIAKIQRPDGELIWLHAASVGETFVALRLMEELSQDGKYFLLTTCTTTSAEIVAKQKLPHLIHQYAPCDFSFCINKFLNYWQPSIGIFIESEIWPNRINLTSQRFKIALLNARMSDRSFARWKLCKGFMSFCLSKFSIILAQSKEDRVRFELLGAKNAIYAGNIKYSITPPKVNSKDLETIKDQIGNRSVLLAASSHEGDEEFILNCYEKLKKDKLNLLLIIAPRHPIRAEQILNLIKSKGFTCSRRTQKNPVTLNTDVYLADTIGELSLFYSLANVSFIGGSLKNGGHNILEASFFKTFIIFGPDMSNFKEIASEYLQNNAAAVFRDETEATNIIKSALNNSQLIELQNEAASTILKQKSQILSIYIQHLNTIYNVS, from the coding sequence ATGTTATATTTGTATGCTTACAATATTTTAAGCATTCTACTTTTACCTTTTATTCTTTTGCACTTTATATTTAGGGTTTGTAAAAAAAAAGTAGACCTTACTAGGCTGGGTGAAAAATTAGGAATAGCAAAAATTCAAAGACCAGATGGAGAGTTGATATGGCTGCATGCAGCAAGTGTCGGAGAAACTTTTGTAGCTTTAAGGCTTATGGAAGAATTATCGCAAGATGGGAAATATTTCTTGCTCACAACCTGCACTACGACATCAGCAGAAATAGTAGCAAAACAAAAATTGCCTCACTTAATACATCAATATGCTCCATGTGATTTTAGTTTTTGCATAAACAAATTTTTAAATTATTGGCAGCCTTCTATTGGAATTTTTATAGAGTCGGAAATATGGCCTAACAGAATTAATCTGACAAGCCAAAGGTTTAAGATTGCTCTCCTTAATGCACGTATGTCTGACAGATCTTTTGCTAGGTGGAAGCTTTGCAAGGGCTTTATGAGTTTTTGTTTAAGTAAATTTAGTATTATCCTTGCTCAAAGTAAGGAAGATCGCGTGCGTTTTGAATTGCTAGGAGCAAAAAATGCAATTTATGCAGGCAACATTAAATATTCCATTACTCCTCCAAAAGTAAACAGCAAAGATCTGGAAACCATAAAAGATCAAATAGGTAATAGATCGGTGTTATTAGCAGCAAGCAGCCACGAAGGAGATGAAGAATTTATCTTAAATTGCTATGAAAAGCTCAAAAAAGATAAGTTAAACTTATTATTAATAATAGCCCCAAGACATCCTATCAGAGCTGAGCAAATATTAAATCTAATTAAAAGCAAAGGTTTTACTTGCTCTAGAAGAACTCAAAAAAATCCTGTAACATTAAACACAGATGTATATTTAGCAGACACAATTGGTGAGTTAAGTCTGTTTTATTCCTTAGCAAATGTAAGTTTCATAGGGGGCTCATTAAAAAATGGTGGCCACAATATATTAGAAGCTTCATTTTTTAAGACATTTATAATTTTTGGTCCTGATATGAGTAATTTTAAAGAAATTGCCTCAGAGTATCTTCAAAATAATGCTGCGGCAGTATTTAGAGATGAGACAGAAGCTACTAATATAATAAAAAGCGCTTTAAATAACTCTCAACTTATTGAATTGCAAAATGAGGCAGCAAGCACTATATTAAAGCAAAAATCTCAGATATTAAGTATTTATATTCAACACTTAAACACAATATACAATGTATCCTAA
- the rpsD gene encoding 30S ribosomal protein S4, protein MTKIITAKYKISRKLRSNVWESDKNTYAKRNYGPGQHAKSKSAKASDYGQHLRAKQLLKAHYGRITESQFRGIFDKARKMKGNSAVNFVGLLESRIDAIVYRLNFAPTIFAARQLVSHKHVKLNGKVVNIPSIKVKPGDKIEVVENYSGRPVIAESLNKIRRNVPDYLSLDKDTVSGQFIKLPDEISSVPYPFEPDVSLIVELYSR, encoded by the coding sequence ATGACGAAAATTATTACCGCAAAGTATAAAATCAGCCGCAAACTAAGAAGTAACGTTTGGGAGAGCGATAAAAATACTTACGCAAAAAGAAACTATGGACCTGGTCAACACGCCAAGTCAAAATCAGCTAAAGCATCTGATTATGGTCAACACTTAAGAGCAAAACAGCTGTTAAAAGCTCACTATGGACGTATTACGGAATCTCAATTCCGTGGTATTTTCGATAAGGCTCGCAAGATGAAAGGCAACTCTGCCGTAAATTTTGTTGGCTTACTTGAAAGTCGAATTGATGCAATTGTTTATAGACTTAACTTTGCTCCAACAATCTTTGCCGCAAGACAACTTGTATCTCATAAGCACGTAAAGCTTAACGGCAAAGTAGTTAATATTCCAAGCATAAAAGTAAAGCCTGGTGATAAGATTGAAGTAGTTGAAAACTATTCTGGTAGACCTGTAATTGCTGAAAGCTTGAATAAAATCAGAAGAAATGTACCAGACTATCTTTCTCTTGACAAAGATACAGTCAGTGGGCAGTTCATTAAGCTTCCTGATGAGATTTCATCTGTTCCATATCCTTTCGAGCCAGACGTAAGTCTTATTGTAGAGCTATATTCTAGGTAA
- the miaB gene encoding tRNA (N6-isopentenyl adenosine(37)-C2)-methylthiotransferase MiaB: protein MSDKKVFVKTYGCQMNVYDSVRMQDVLKPLGYSDTQEIDEADLIILNTCAIREKATEKVYSELGRIKKIKNQKDCLIAVAGCVSQAEGDQIFKRAPFVDIVVGPQSYHNLPRLIKEASKGQAIELDFIEEKKFDELPVEYGFQGPSSFVSVQEGCDKFCTFCVVPYTRGAEFSRPVEHIYREVMQMVEKGSKEIVLLGQNVNGYHGKTFEGKEVNLAFLIRHIAGIRGVERIRYTTSHPIDMDQDLIDLHGSEPKLMPFLHLPFQSGSDKILKLMNRKYSSSQYLEIIDKLRKANPEMSFSSDIIVGFPDETDEDFQATMDLVDKVNYAQAFSFKYSPRPGTPAATRKQIPDHIKTERLIALQAKLQEQQLSFNKNFINKTMPILFMKDGKFDNQVVGKSPHMQSVYVKSETQNLHNKIMKVKIHDAFLNSLAGSIAA from the coding sequence ATGAGCGACAAAAAAGTATTTGTTAAAACCTATGGATGTCAAATGAATGTTTATGACTCCGTCAGAATGCAAGACGTACTAAAACCCCTTGGATACAGTGATACGCAAGAAATAGATGAAGCAGACCTGATTATCCTAAACACATGCGCTATCAGGGAAAAGGCTACTGAAAAAGTCTATTCAGAATTAGGAAGAATTAAAAAAATTAAAAACCAAAAAGATTGTCTGATTGCAGTTGCAGGATGCGTTAGTCAAGCAGAAGGGGATCAGATTTTCAAGCGCGCACCATTTGTAGATATTGTAGTTGGGCCCCAATCATATCATAACTTGCCTCGTCTTATCAAAGAAGCATCCAAGGGTCAAGCAATTGAACTTGACTTCATAGAGGAAAAAAAGTTTGATGAGCTTCCTGTAGAATATGGATTCCAGGGACCTTCAAGTTTTGTTTCAGTACAAGAAGGATGTGATAAGTTTTGTACGTTTTGTGTTGTGCCTTATACCAGAGGTGCTGAGTTTTCAAGACCAGTTGAGCATATTTATCGTGAAGTTATGCAGATGGTTGAAAAGGGCTCAAAAGAAATTGTACTCCTTGGGCAAAACGTAAATGGTTATCATGGGAAAACTTTTGAAGGTAAAGAAGTAAATCTTGCTTTCTTAATCAGACATATTGCTGGTATTAGGGGAGTTGAGAGGATACGTTATACAACATCTCATCCAATAGATATGGATCAGGATCTAATAGATCTGCATGGAAGTGAGCCAAAACTTATGCCATTTCTTCACCTACCATTCCAATCAGGATCTGATAAGATTTTAAAGTTAATGAACCGTAAATATTCCTCATCTCAGTATCTGGAGATTATAGATAAATTACGCAAAGCGAATCCTGAAATGTCTTTTTCATCAGATATTATCGTTGGGTTTCCGGATGAAACAGATGAAGATTTTCAAGCTACGATGGATTTAGTTGATAAGGTCAATTATGCTCAAGCTTTTTCTTTCAAATATAGTCCAAGGCCTGGAACGCCAGCTGCAACCCGCAAGCAAATTCCTGATCATATCAAGACAGAAAGACTGATTGCGCTTCAAGCAAAACTTCAAGAGCAACAATTATCATTTAATAAGAACTTTATCAACAAAACAATGCCTATACTTTTTATGAAGGACGGCAAGTTTGATAATCAAGTTGTTGGCAAATCTCCACACATGCAGTCCGTATATGTCAAGAGCGAGACCCAAAATTTGCATAACAAGATTATGAAAGTTAAGATTCATGATGCATTTTTAAATAGTTTAGCAGGCAGTATAGCTGCTTAG
- the lpxK gene encoding tetraacyldisaccharide 4'-kinase, with the protein MYPKFWNSKSIISTLLLPLTHIYVWFSERRKRLANPIHFGIKTICVGNITVGGTGKTQFVMWLVQRLKNIKTVIVSKGYKSNFIDPQIVGKYDSPELVGDEPKLMSKITDVIVAKNPADASDLVAQINPDLVILDDFMQNPYVTKDFNILIIDADRNFGNNRLLPAGPLRQTFESAKNQIGLIIAIGSSPQRPNNLLDGAFYAQITSESELDTNKKYLAFAGVGNPERFFSCISHLNIVRKVTYSDHHNYLSQELYSLQKAADKLGATLLTTPKDAVKLVNKLKFEVFEPKLQFENPTDEEKILSILSQ; encoded by the coding sequence ATGTATCCTAAATTTTGGAATTCTAAATCTATTATTTCAACTCTATTACTTCCCTTAACTCACATATATGTATGGTTCAGTGAGCGTAGAAAAAGATTAGCAAATCCTATACATTTTGGGATTAAGACTATTTGTGTAGGTAATATAACCGTAGGAGGAACGGGCAAGACTCAGTTCGTTATGTGGCTTGTACAAAGACTCAAAAATATTAAAACTGTTATTGTTTCTAAGGGTTACAAATCAAACTTTATCGATCCTCAGATAGTTGGCAAGTACGACAGTCCTGAGCTGGTGGGAGATGAGCCAAAATTAATGAGTAAGATCACAGATGTAATTGTAGCTAAAAATCCTGCCGATGCATCGGATTTAGTGGCTCAAATCAACCCAGACCTGGTCATCTTAGATGATTTTATGCAAAATCCATATGTAACTAAGGATTTTAATATTTTAATTATAGATGCTGATCGCAATTTTGGGAATAACCGATTACTTCCGGCTGGCCCCCTAAGACAAACATTTGAGTCTGCTAAAAACCAAATAGGTTTAATAATTGCGATTGGCTCAAGTCCACAACGCCCCAATAATCTGCTAGATGGAGCTTTTTATGCTCAAATTACTTCTGAAAGTGAATTAGATACAAATAAGAAATATTTAGCATTTGCAGGAGTTGGAAATCCCGAAAGATTTTTTTCATGTATAAGTCATTTAAACATAGTACGTAAGGTTACATATAGCGATCATCATAATTACCTATCTCAAGAACTATACTCTCTTCAAAAAGCCGCAGATAAACTGGGTGCCACTCTGCTAACCACTCCAAAAGATGCTGTAAAGTTAGTGAATAAATTAAAGTTTGAAGTTTTTGAGCCAAAACTTCAATTTGAAAACCCCACAGATGAGGAAAAGATTTTATCTATCTTATCTCAGTAA
- a CDS encoding penicillin-binding protein 1A, giving the protein MIKRIFQVLFFLSVCALGAAYLIFDHFSKNLPSYAELANYNPPSVTRIYSSDGKLLQEYAKERRVFVPIENIPVSLVQAFIAAEDKNFYSHHGIDITSLIRAIINNCIHFIQNKRMEGASTISQQVVKMFFLSPERSLKRKIKEAILSYKISQVYSKDKILELYLNQTFFGKGAYGVASAAKQYFNKPLEELDLGESALLAGLPKYPSLFRSDQNYAKAKARRDYVLRRMEEDGYISHESATRATSLPIILSKPLDKDRFQADGYAEVVRKQVIDMLGYDTFYKEGLTIITPLHSEYQKQAEKSFIWGIKRYDQTKGFRGPIIHLENIDNWQNDLKNAKIPKLHDDKIAVVLKVSKDQIKVGTLDDKTWNLQIPKWTATHGLRTGDVIAVTINDHSCTLSQIPEVEGAVIMMDTNTGKVLAMVSGYDSNTSKFDRATQAQRQPGSLIKPFIYLSALEYGIEPNTIIEDKPIEIYQGPGLPIYSPQNYGKTFLGPITFRTALEKSRNTVTVQLAKMVGLGNIAEIIKRYGINDDPQKFYSMALGSLETTLSKITSAYGGIANGCHKIKTHFIELIKDKHGNIIYKRDNRHYKTSVDQMPQLSYDPEYINLSDDASCYQIASLLKGAMERGTGASARSLNKVIAGKTGTTNDSLDAWFVGFTPKIVIGTYVGFDHPKTLGAKATGAGVALPIFVDIFKNAFKDEPSLDFKVPDSISLEYVNPHTGQKEQTDSSILEAFKKNLFLDENNDPFQKLEPNQKELENFDIY; this is encoded by the coding sequence ATGATCAAAAGGATTTTTCAGGTTTTATTTTTTCTCTCTGTATGCGCTTTAGGCGCAGCATACTTGATATTTGATCATTTCTCGAAAAATCTGCCAAGCTACGCTGAGCTTGCTAACTATAATCCACCTTCAGTTACAAGGATATATTCATCAGATGGCAAACTTCTTCAGGAATATGCAAAAGAGCGTAGAGTATTTGTCCCAATTGAGAACATCCCTGTGTCTTTGGTGCAAGCTTTCATAGCTGCAGAAGATAAAAATTTTTACTCTCATCACGGTATAGATATAACCAGCCTAATCCGTGCGATTATTAATAATTGTATCCATTTTATACAAAATAAAAGAATGGAAGGGGCATCGACTATAAGCCAGCAAGTAGTCAAAATGTTCTTTTTATCCCCCGAAAGATCCTTGAAACGAAAGATTAAAGAGGCAATTCTATCTTATAAAATTTCTCAAGTTTACAGCAAAGATAAAATACTTGAATTATACTTAAATCAAACATTTTTTGGTAAAGGTGCTTATGGTGTTGCAAGCGCAGCTAAGCAATATTTTAATAAACCTTTGGAAGAGCTTGATTTAGGTGAATCAGCACTACTTGCAGGCTTGCCAAAATATCCTTCTCTCTTTAGGTCGGACCAAAACTATGCAAAAGCTAAAGCGCGCAGAGATTACGTACTAAGGCGTATGGAAGAAGATGGATATATTAGTCATGAGTCAGCTACGCGGGCTACTAGCTTACCTATTATATTAAGTAAGCCCCTTGATAAAGATAGGTTTCAAGCTGATGGGTATGCAGAAGTAGTGCGAAAGCAAGTTATCGACATGTTAGGATATGATACATTTTACAAAGAGGGATTAACGATTATCACTCCATTGCACTCAGAATACCAGAAACAAGCCGAAAAGTCTTTTATTTGGGGTATCAAAAGATATGATCAAACTAAAGGATTTAGGGGACCAATTATTCACCTTGAAAACATAGACAATTGGCAAAATGATCTAAAAAATGCAAAGATTCCTAAACTGCATGATGACAAGATTGCAGTCGTACTAAAGGTCTCAAAAGATCAGATAAAAGTAGGAACTTTAGATGACAAGACCTGGAATTTGCAAATACCTAAATGGACTGCAACACATGGTTTAAGAACTGGAGACGTAATTGCAGTTACAATAAATGATCATTCTTGCACCCTCTCTCAAATTCCAGAAGTAGAAGGGGCGGTTATTATGATGGATACAAATACGGGCAAAGTTCTTGCTATGGTGAGTGGATATGATTCCAACACAAGTAAGTTTGACCGCGCAACACAGGCTCAAAGACAACCCGGTTCTCTCATCAAACCTTTTATATATCTCTCAGCTTTAGAATATGGCATAGAGCCTAACACGATAATTGAAGATAAACCTATTGAAATATACCAAGGACCAGGCTTGCCAATATATAGCCCTCAAAATTATGGTAAAACTTTCTTGGGCCCCATTACTTTTAGAACTGCTTTAGAAAAATCTCGTAACACAGTCACTGTACAGCTAGCAAAAATGGTAGGACTAGGTAATATTGCCGAAATTATTAAACGCTACGGTATTAATGATGACCCTCAAAAATTTTATTCAATGGCTTTGGGTTCACTTGAGACTACTTTAAGTAAAATCACTAGTGCTTACGGCGGTATTGCAAATGGATGCCATAAGATCAAAACTCATTTTATAGAACTTATAAAAGACAAGCACGGTAATATCATATATAAGAGAGATAACAGGCACTATAAAACTTCCGTAGATCAAATGCCTCAACTAAGTTACGATCCTGAATATATTAACCTTTCGGATGATGCAAGTTGTTACCAGATTGCTTCATTACTAAAAGGAGCTATGGAAAGGGGGACTGGCGCATCAGCAAGATCGTTGAATAAAGTTATTGCGGGCAAAACTGGCACTACAAACGATAGCTTAGATGCATGGTTCGTTGGGTTTACACCTAAAATCGTTATAGGCACTTACGTAGGCTTTGATCATCCTAAAACTCTGGGGGCAAAAGCAACAGGCGCAGGTGTAGCCTTACCAATTTTTGTTGATATATTTAAAAACGCTTTTAAGGATGAGCCATCATTAGATTTTAAAGTCCCAGATAGCATTTCCTTGGAATATGTTAATCCTCATACTGGCCAAAAAGAACAAACTGACTCTTCAATTCTAGAAGCATTCAAAAAGAATTTATTTCTTGATGAGAATAATGATCCATTCCAAAAACTCGAACCTAATCAGAAAGAATTAGAGAATTTTGACATATATTAA
- a CDS encoding IS1 family transposase: MRCRIIPKKQRKIWIWFAFYRATKKFLVIQAGSHGKKALRSLLSKLDRYKIRVFCTDHWKIYRSLIP, encoded by the coding sequence ATGAGATGCCGCATTATACCCAAAAAACAAAGAAAAATATGGATATGGTTTGCTTTTTATCGTGCCACAAAAAAGTTCTTGGTCATTCAAGCTGGCTCTCATGGTAAGAAAGCATTAAGGAGTTTACTATCCAAGCTTGATAGGTACAAAATTAGAGTATTTTGTACAGATCACTGGAAGATTTATAGGAGCTTAATTCCCTAA
- a CDS encoding ankyrin repeat domain-containing protein: MLTKLLSLINAINAQINASAMELQLNVAKTLPIPAVEYGEWNPFMLYCRYKNRDNIRNKFSKEINSAIEEVIKEGIDLTSSDLTNKILKLIDEGFIGSNNLLHFKETDFSTKGSSLMTAIRSQNKKAIDQFLANGADLNFKSKSGSTPLHRAVEAGNIEMINYLLAKNVDLNTVNEHGCRPLYDIFIENTQTLIGKSDEKKLEILSLFTKAGVNFNLDSIGGTLFESLLTLTDPEIESYDDPSTKFKAALIVLGSKQDINLTENLIKFFTNKNNINELFSQVGYDKEKVITGCKLYKALMQSNNDVQEVLENILALTKHQFELIKKDLDDIDLKILTSSITKLEIDEISELHGILTDLGLQDFDVDGNICMSETTSILPDLMTGEEMTELSTI, encoded by the coding sequence ATGTTAACTAAACTTTTAAGCCTAATTAATGCAATAAATGCACAAATAAATGCAAGCGCTATGGAACTTCAGCTAAATGTAGCAAAAACCCTTCCTATACCTGCGGTTGAATATGGAGAATGGAATCCTTTTATGCTTTACTGTCGTTATAAGAATCGTGACAATATTAGGAATAAATTTTCTAAGGAAATTAACAGCGCTATAGAAGAGGTGATAAAGGAAGGTATTGATTTAACATCTTCTGATCTCACCAATAAGATATTAAAGTTAATTGATGAAGGATTTATTGGTTCTAACAACTTACTGCACTTCAAAGAAACTGATTTCAGTACTAAAGGATCTAGCTTGATGACAGCTATCAGAAGCCAAAATAAAAAAGCTATAGATCAATTTTTAGCAAATGGAGCAGACTTAAACTTTAAAAGCAAATCTGGTTCTACCCCCTTACACCGTGCTGTTGAAGCTGGAAACATTGAAATGATAAATTATCTTCTTGCAAAAAACGTTGATCTAAACACTGTAAATGAGCATGGATGTCGTCCTTTATATGACATATTTATAGAGAATACACAGACATTAATAGGAAAAAGTGATGAAAAAAAACTTGAAATTTTATCTCTTTTTACAAAAGCTGGGGTTAACTTTAATCTTGATTCAATAGGAGGCACATTATTCGAATCATTACTTACCCTAACCGATCCAGAAATTGAATCTTATGATGATCCTTCAACAAAATTTAAAGCAGCATTGATAGTCCTTGGTTCAAAACAAGATATAAATCTAACGGAGAATTTAATTAAATTTTTTACCAACAAAAATAATATAAATGAACTTTTCTCTCAAGTAGGTTATGACAAAGAGAAAGTTATCACTGGATGCAAATTATACAAGGCTTTAATGCAATCTAATAATGATGTACAAGAGGTATTAGAAAATATCTTAGCATTAACCAAACATCAGTTTGAGCTAATTAAAAAAGATTTGGATGATATTGATCTAAAAATACTTACAAGCTCTATTACAAAACTTGAAATAGATGAAATCTCTGAACTGCATGGCATATTAACTGATTTGGGCTTACAGGACTTCGACGTTGATGGTAATATATGCATGTCTGAAACTACTTCAATATTACCTGATCTAATGACGGGGGAAGAAATGACTGAATTATCTACTATTTAA